A stretch of DNA from Pantanalinema sp.:
CCCCATCTTGTGGGTCGGCAACACGCTACCACTGCGCGATTTTAAGTCTTCCTTGCGCGTGAGCGCATGCTTGTACTGCCGCAAAACTTCGTTGATTTCGTCCGGGGGAGCGCTTTCGCGGATCGCCGCTTCCAGGAGCTCCTTGCAGGTGTCGTGCTCCTGGGTCCAGAAGCTGATCGCGATGGTGTGGATGATCGAGGTCGCAGCCTGCTCCACGTCGTGCCATTTCTCCGAGTCCGCGCCGAAGGCGAGGCGGGAAATGAACCCCTGTTCTTGTTCCCCAGTGTATTCGGTAAGTAACGCCTCCCAGCTCAATTCCTTGTCGGCCGGCCAGGCTTCGATCGTCTCTCTGAGCCATTGGCAGTCCTCGTCGGTGAAGGGGATGCCCGCCAAGTGCTCGGAGACGTCCTGTCGGACGGTGTTATGTTCGACCATCAGGGTCAAGAGATCCGCTTCGGCCTGACGGAAACCGTTCCGTTTTGCCAGGGGGGTGCCGGTCGACCTGCGGGGTGCTCTATTATGCCGGAACTCTTTCCCGATTTCCAGTGAGAGGGCATCCCGGCTGACGTCGAGGCGCTTGGCGAGCTGGGCGTAGAACTCGTCGCGCAAGACGGCGCTCGAGACCCGGCCGAGGATCTTCTTGCACGCCTGGACGGCGGCCTCCTTGCCCTCGGGGGTGTCGAGGCTCCCCTCGGCCCCCTCGATGGCGCGGTCGAGCTGGTACTGGATGAGGGTGGTGGCGCCCTCGACCAGCTCCTCGAAGGCCTCGGCGCCGTGGCTCCTGAGGAACTCGTCGGGATCCTTGCCCTGGGGGATGCGCAGCACGCGCACGTCCAGCATCGCCGAGCCCGCCACCTCCTCGAGGGTCGCGATCCCGCGGTCGGTCGCGGCCTGGCCGGCCTTGTCCGCGTCGTAGGAGACCACCACCCGCTTGGAGTAGCGCAGGAGGCTCTTGGCCTGGGGCGGCGTCAGGGCCGTGCCCAGCACGCCCACCGCCTCGGTGAAGCCCGCGCGGTGCGCCGCGATCACGTCCATGTACCCCTCCATGAGGAGGGCGCGGTCCTTGCGCTTGATCCCCTCCTTGGCGATGGGCAGGGCATAGAGGTGGCGGCCCTTGTGGTAGAGGGGCGTGTCGGGGCTGTTGAGGTACTTGGGCTCGTCGCCCGGGTGGATGGCGCGGGCGCCGAAGGCGATCACCTGCCCCAGATCCCCGGTGATCGGGAAGATGACCCGCCCCCGGAAGTAGTCGTAGAAGCCGTTCCCTTCTCGACGCGCCCGGACCAGCCCCGCGTCCTCCTGGACCTTGGCGCTGACGCCCTGGTGGGTGAGGTGGCGGTGCAGGGCGTCCCACTCGCGCGGGGCGTAGCCCAGGCCGAACCTCTCCTGCAACTCGGCGTTTACCCCGCGCTGGGCCAGGTAGGCCCGGGCGTCCTCTCCCGCCGGATCCTCGGCGAGGGTGCGCCGGTAGAAGGCTGCTGCCAGCTCGTTGGCGTGTCTCAGCAGCTTGCGCTCGTCGGCCATGGGGTCCGACTCGGCCACGGCGATGCCGTAGCGCTCGGCGAGCACCTTGAGGGCGTCGCGGAAGCCGAGGTTCTGCTGCTTCATCACGAAGGCGAAGACGTCGCCGCCCTCGCCGCACCCGAAGCAGCGGAAGATGCGCTTCTCCGGGTTGACGTTGAAGGAGGGGGTCTTCTCGCCGTGGAAGGGGCACAGGCCCGTGTAGTTGCGGCCCGATCGCTTGAGCACGACGCTCTCGCCGATGATCTCGAGGATGTCGGCGCGATCGCGCACGAGCTCGACCGGATCGAGCCCTCCGGGAAAGTCCTTGCTCATGGGGCGCTACTGCGATCCGTTCTTGCCGAAGATGGTCCAGGGCCTGGGGATGAAGATCTCCTCGTAGATGCGCAGGGCGTAGCGATCGGTCATGCCGGCCACGTAGTCGACCACGTGCTGGGTGTGGTTCTGGGGGTCGTAGGCCTCGCCCCACACGGCGCTCATCCTGGCGGGCTGCTCCATGAAGTGCGTGAACAGGTCGGTGACCAGCCGCCGGGCCTTGCCCTCCTCGGCCTTGGCCTCGGAGCCCAGGTAGACCTTCTGGAACATGAAGATGCGCAGCTCGGTCTGGATGTCCCACATCTCGGGGCTCATCCGGATCGTGTCCTGGCCGAAGCTCGAGACCACCAGGTCGTGGATCATGGCGCCGATGCGCTGGGCGTGGCTGGTGCCCAGCGCCCGGTAGCGCGCGGGAAGGTCCTCGAAGCGCAGGATCCCGGCGCGGATCGCGTCGTCCACGTCGTGGTTGAGGTAGGCCACCCGGTCGGCGATCTTCACGATCTGGCCCTCGAGGGTGTAGGGGGTCTCGACGCCGGTGTGCCAGCGGATGCCGTTGCGCACCTCATCGGTGAGGTTGAGGTTCATCAGCACGTCCGCGACCCGCAGGCTCTGGGCGTTGTGCTGGAAGCCGCCCGGCACGCAGCGCGCCAGGGCGTGCTCGCCGGTGTGGCCGAAGGCCGGGTGCCCCAGGTCGTGGCCCATGCAGATGGCCTCGATCAGGTCCTCGTTGAGGCGAAGGGCCCGCCCGATGGAGCGCGACACCTGCGACACCTCGAGGGTGTGGGTCAGCCGGGTGCGGTAGTGGTCGCCGTCCGGCGAGATGAAGACCTGGGTCTTGTGCTTGAGGCGGCGGAAGGCCTTGCAGTGGACGATGCGATCGCGATCGCGCTGGAAGTCCGTCCGGTAGGGGCACGGCGTCTCGGGCTTCTGGCGGCCGCGGGTCCTTGCGGCCTGGGCGGCTTTGGGCGAGAGGTAGGCGGCCTCGAAGGCCTCCTGCTGCTCGCGCATGTAGAGGCCGGGCACTTGCGGAGCGGTCGGATCGATCATGGCGCTTCTTCCGGTGGGTTCGTACTCGGGGGCTGCCTACGATTGTCCCACCCTCAGGCGATCGCAGCAAGGTCCGGCCCGCCGGGGTGGCTCAGACCGCGGCGGGCTCCGGGAGATCGGCCGAGACCAGGGCGGGCTTGGCGTCGTCGAAGCCGCCGTCCACCCGGCTGATCACGCAGGCCGCGAGGCTGTTGCCGATGACGTTGACCACCGTGCGGCCCATGTCCATGAAGCGATCGACGCCCGCGATCAGGGCGAGGCCCTCGACCGGCAGGCCGGTGCTCGACAGGGTCGCGGCCAGCACGACGAACGACACCCCCGGCACCCCCGCGATCCCCTTCGAGGTCAGCATCAGCACCAGCACGATCGACACGAGGTGGCCGAAGCTCAGGTGCAGGCCGTAGACCTGGGCGATGAAGGCGACCGCGAGGCCCTGGTAGAGGCTCGAGCCGTCCAGGTTGAAGGTGTAGCCGGTCGGGATCACGAAGGAGACGATCCCCTTGGGGCAGCCGAAGCGCTCCAGCTTCTGCATGATGCGGGGCAGCACCGTCTCCGAGGAGGCCGTCGAGAAGGCGAGCAGCATCTCGGGCCCGAGCATGCGAAGCAGGCGGAAGAAGGGGATCCTGGCCGACCATGCGATCGCGCCGAGCACCACCAGCACGAAGAAGGCCATGGTGACGTAGAGGGTGCCGACCAGCTTGCCCAGGGGGACGAGGACCCCGATCCCGTACTTGCCGATGGTGGCCGCGACCAGGCCGAAGACGCCGATAGGGGCGACCTTCATGACCATGTTGGTGAGCCTGAACATGGCGTCGGAGACCCCGTGAAGGAAGTCCACCACCGGCCGCCCGACGGCCCCCGCGCCCGCGAGGGCCACCCCGAAGAGCACCGAGAAGAAGATGATGGGCAACAGCTCGCCCTGCGCTGCCGACTGCAGGATGTTGGTCGGGATGATGTGAAGCAGCATCTGGATCGAGTCGTGGTGCTGGGCCGTGTACTGCGAGACGTCGGTCCTGGCGAGCCCCTCGATCGAGACCCCGTGGCCGGGCCTGAACAGGTAGGCCGACCCCACCCCGAGGACGATGGCCACCGTGGTGACGACCTCGAAGTAGAGCAGCGAGAGGCCACCGAGCTTGCCGACCCGCTTGAGGTCGCCGACCCCTGCCACGCCCAGGATCACCGTCGAGAAGACGATGGGCACGACGATCATCTTGATCATGCGGATGAAGGCGTCGCCCAGAGGCTGGACGCTCATCCCGGCCTGGGGCAGGAAGTGACCGAAGAGGGCACCGAGGATCAATCCCAGCAGGATCTGGACGGCGAGGCCCGGCAGCTTGAGCTTCATGGCGGTCGGGGGGCTCCTATCAATTAACA
This window harbors:
- a CDS encoding cation:dicarboxylase symporter family transporter codes for the protein MKLKLPGLAVQILLGLILGALFGHFLPQAGMSVQPLGDAFIRMIKMIVVPIVFSTVILGVAGVGDLKRVGKLGGLSLLYFEVVTTVAIVLGVGSAYLFRPGHGVSIEGLARTDVSQYTAQHHDSIQMLLHIIPTNILQSAAQGELLPIIFFSVLFGVALAGAGAVGRPVVDFLHGVSDAMFRLTNMVMKVAPIGVFGLVAATIGKYGIGVLVPLGKLVGTLYVTMAFFVLVVLGAIAWSARIPFFRLLRMLGPEMLLAFSTASSETVLPRIMQKLERFGCPKGIVSFVIPTGYTFNLDGSSLYQGLAVAFIAQVYGLHLSFGHLVSIVLVLMLTSKGIAGVPGVSFVVLAATLSSTGLPVEGLALIAGVDRFMDMGRTVVNVIGNSLAACVISRVDGGFDDAKPALVSADLPEPAAV
- a CDS encoding deoxyguanosinetriphosphate triphosphohydrolase, with the translated sequence MIDPTAPQVPGLYMREQQEAFEAAYLSPKAAQAARTRGRQKPETPCPYRTDFQRDRDRIVHCKAFRRLKHKTQVFISPDGDHYRTRLTHTLEVSQVSRSIGRALRLNEDLIEAICMGHDLGHPAFGHTGEHALARCVPGGFQHNAQSLRVADVLMNLNLTDEVRNGIRWHTGVETPYTLEGQIVKIADRVAYLNHDVDDAIRAGILRFEDLPARYRALGTSHAQRIGAMIHDLVVSSFGQDTIRMSPEMWDIQTELRIFMFQKVYLGSEAKAEEGKARRLVTDLFTHFMEQPARMSAVWGEAYDPQNHTQHVVDYVAGMTDRYALRIYEEIFIPRPWTIFGKNGSQ
- the dnaG gene encoding DNA primase, coding for MSKDFPGGLDPVELVRDRADILEIIGESVVLKRSGRNYTGLCPFHGEKTPSFNVNPEKRIFRCFGCGEGGDVFAFVMKQQNLGFRDALKVLAERYGIAVAESDPMADERKLLRHANELAAAFYRRTLAEDPAGEDARAYLAQRGVNAELQERFGLGYAPREWDALHRHLTHQGVSAKVQEDAGLVRARREGNGFYDYFRGRVIFPITGDLGQVIAFGARAIHPGDEPKYLNSPDTPLYHKGRHLYALPIAKEGIKRKDRALLMEGYMDVIAAHRAGFTEAVGVLGTALTPPQAKSLLRYSKRVVVSYDADKAGQAATDRGIATLEEVAGSAMLDVRVLRIPQGKDPDEFLRSHGAEAFEELVEGATTLIQYQLDRAIEGAEGSLDTPEGKEAAVQACKKILGRVSSAVLRDEFYAQLAKRLDVSRDALSLEIGKEFRHNRAPRRSTGTPLAKRNGFRQAEADLLTLMVEHNTVRQDVSEHLAGIPFTDEDCQWLRETIEAWPADKELSWEALLTEYTGEQEQGFISRLAFGADSEKWHDVEQAATSIIHTIAISFWTQEHDTCKELLEAAIRESAPPDEINEVLRQYKHALTRKEDLKSRSGSVLPTHKMG